The DNA region GGCAATCTTGAAAAAGAAGTTGTTCAACATCCTCTTATTTGTGCTTAGTTGTCAAGATGAATCAGGTGACTTCCTTCTGCCCTCTGAGTCTGGTCCCTCTGGACAGCAGGCAAGGAGAGGGTGACAGCCACTCTGGTAAGGGAAGTGCAGTTGTGTTGCAAGTAGTTTGTactcccactgaggtcagcagttTGGCTGCTCACGTGACCTGGCCAGTATAAAGCTGGATGCAAGAGCCAGGCAGTCCAGCTCAGACGCTTCACAGTGTCCtgggagcagaagggaaggaggaaagcaaggGCAACAAAAACCAACAGGgacacaggaggaaaaggagaaacatgGAAACTTCCCAGACACACAGCTCTGAAAGGTGAGAGTGGGACAGGAATAAGAGGGAAATTTCCAGCCAAAAGAGTATcatatttttccccttgcttttagGTGTGCTGTTCCCGTTTCTGCTCTGCAGGGAACAgcatgctctttctttcctctctggcTGGAGTATGACGCTTTTAGTTCCCCTCAGACAGCATTTGGGATGCTAGCACTCCCCTGTTCCCATCTGCGGCTCTCAGGAAtgctctgctcctttccctgcCTTCCCAGGCTTCCCTCTTTTTGCTAGAGAGCTAAGATCTGTTTTGCAGGAGGAAAGTGACAgcaccaacatttttttttttcgctGCTTTTCCCCAGCGTGTCACGGGACCTGTCAGAACTCATGAAGGAAGCCACCAAGGAGGTGCATGAGCAGGCAGAGAACACACCATTCATGAAAAATTTCCAGAAGGGGCAGGTGTCGCTCCATGAATTTAAGGTACTTGCAGCAGTATTGCTTGGGGATGGGATTTCCTTGTCATGGAATACACTGGTAGATCAGACAGGCTATGCGGGGACTAAAGGTTGAGGGGCAAAGGAAGCCCTTTGCATCACAGCTGTTTTGTATCAGCATCTCCTGTGCAAAGCATGCTCTTAATCAAACTTTAGCATTCTTTACAGGCTCCTCTTGCAGAACATGAGGCAGGATTTTGTCTTTCTGGATGGGCAGCCAAGCCAAAACAAGATAAAAAGGCAAAGAGATTGTAATTGCTTTTATCTTTCCTTATAAATGCTTGCATGTTAATTATGGCCAATGACAGTTAATGGAGATACAACTATGTGCAAGTGTATGAATGGTTGAAATGCCAACAAGAATGGAGAATACTTCAGAATGCTTTAGGCAGTTACAGGGCTAGAAATAATGACGGAATAATGAGAAATGGGGGATCATTTTTGGCACTGAACCTTGCGGTGTTGTAGTTATCACTTGAGTTATACCAGAACTGAGATCAGGAGCAATTACTCAAAGCACAGTGAGTTTGAGCAAGCCATGTCTGTTGTTAACGTGTAGGAGCCTGTTGCTTTTCTTAGATATAACAGAATCATTTGCAGATACTAAGTCTGTATCTAACCTGGCTAGATAATGTGACCTGAGTCACGTAACAAAGCCATGTGTAAAAACAAGGTAGACACCTGAGCTAGAAATTCCTGGGAGGCTAGAGGATGTGACACATGGGTTTGCAAATAACAGCTAGTAATCTGACCTGTGGCTTAATGACTTTGTTGTTGAATTGCTCCTTGATAAACAGATCCACAGGAGTAGGAAAAAAGTACTTATTTCTGACAGGTCACATTCATGATATGCAATCAAGCATACTGTTAATCTCAGGTGCTAGcttcctgctgttagaaatgGAGCATTTGCTAGGCAATGAACTTTGAGACAGGCTAGTAATAACCTAAAAAGTCAAGCCTCTAAGATCCAGGAATACAGCTCAgttttttagaaaatactgacAGGCAGTCAGGGGGAATGAGATGTGACACTGGGTTTTAAAAAGTAAGATGATTTTCAAAAGCTGCATTTCTCACTAAACTACTATCTGCCTCTGAAAGCAACAATCAGATTAAATTCCTTTAATTTGTTAGGCAATATtcctgtattttgtttcttttccagtaaaCTGGACAACAAGTTATTGTTTAAAAACTCTTTTTGTTTACCCTCTTGGCAAACCTATATATCTGCCCTGAAACATGACTCCATAAAATTTGAATATCTGTTTCTGCAACCAATGTCACTGCCTGTCTGTATATCAAAGTCCTATTTGCTGACACAGTGGGGAAAAGTTGAAATGGCAGCTCTTTTACTGCTAGAACTAATAGCTTTGTGGGAGAATAAACCATTTTCTCCCCTATCAGCAGTACAATTTCCCCTTCAAGCTTCACTCACCTGTACTACAGTGCCTTCACATTTTACCCTTTGCTGCTGATGAGGAATTTCAGTGTAAGCAAGAGATGGTGTacatgtaaatatgtatataGCTTTTAAGAGCAGAATGCCCAGGAAAGGAAAGAATACAGCTGGATTGCCTTATCCTATATGGAAAGGCTGGCAGATAGAAAAAAGTATCGTGTAAGCTGGGAAAAACAACAATAGCAATGCTTTGAAAATAGAAATGAACACACAGCCTCACAGTGATCTTTCACAAAGGCATCTTTAAGAGGCAAGCTGTGCTTTCAGTCCCCTTTGTATCTTATCTCCTTGGGGcaaccaaagggaaagcaaaaagCAACCCTACTTAGAAATCTGAATGAAGGGAGCAGTGGTGCCTCAATTCCCAGGATGGTGGATTGCCAACAGGATGAATAGGCTGCACCAGAAAACAGGGCGTGTCATCATCTCACAGGGCCCCACAAAGGAAAGGCACATCTTGAAGCATTCAGATTTGAACACTACACCAGAAAACATACCTTTGGGAATAATCTCTCTGTTGACTGGGAGGAATGAAAAGAATAGACCAGGCATTATTTAATAGGGCTCCATTTTCTATAATATCAAGCTGCCAGAATCTTAACTTAACTTGAAGGCGAAGACAGCAGCTTTTATGGACAGGTAAGACCAACATCTGTTGGGAATGGCTTAGGTCTCACCTGAGGATGCCTCAAGAGGAAGGGCCAGAAGGTGTCTCACTGTCCCTTCCAACTCTGTTTTCCATATGGGAAACCTACAACAACATAACATATGTGCATGATTCATACTGGGTATGTGTATGAGTAACTTTTTTTATTAGTGGGATTTGTCCCAAAAGCTGGAGGACAGACAGATGCACCTGTATCTCATACCCTCCCTTCTATTTCAGCTGGTTACTGCCTCCCTGTATTTCATCTACTCTGCTCTGGAGGAAGAGATTGAATGTAACAAGGACAACCCAGTTTATGCCCCTGTTTATTTTCCGGCGGAGCTGCACCGGAAAGCTGCCTTGGAGAAAGACTTGGAGTACCTCTATGGCAGCAATTGGAGGGAAGAGATCCCATGTCCTGAGGCTACTCAGAAATACGTAGAGAGGCTCCATTACATAGGCAAGAACCGTCCAGAGCTCCTGGTGGCCCATGCCTACACTCGGTACTTGGGAGACCTGTCTGGGGGGCAGGTGCTAAAGAAAATTGCCCAAAAGGCCCTGCAGCTGCCCAGCACTGGAGAAGGGCTGGCTTTCTTCACCTTCGATGGAGTATCTAATGCCACCAAGTTCAAACAGCTCTATCGCTCCCGCATGAATGCCCTCGAGATGGATCTTGCCACTAAGAAAAGAGTCTTGGAGGAAGCCAAGAAAGCATTCCTGCTAAATATACAAGTGAGTAACAACTGGCCAGCCCTGTCTGCCCACACCCTCTCTCAAACAAGATAACAGCTACTGGGGAAAGGCAAAGCTGGTATTTCTGCTATGGAGCTCAAAGGAAGCTGTGGGTTAGGGCAAGCTAGTCAGAGCTAGACAGCTCCACTCGTCTTACCTGGGAGCCTAATGAACAACCAGTTTCTGAAAGATCCTTCTCCCTTCCCTAGGGTTCGAATTCAGACTCTTTCTTGTGCTATTGTTCAGATATAAATGAGGCTTTAATCTGGGAGCAGGGATCACCATCTACCTGCCCCACCTCTGCAGTAAAGCTCTATAGCTCCTCTTTGAATCCTGACTAGATACACATATAACTTGCTTTCCTTCCTATCAGAAGATGGGCCTTCTCTTGAGCTGGAAGCTTCAGAGAGAACCTGTAAAGTGAACAAGGAATTTGAAAGACACTCTCTTGACCCCACAGGTAGATTATGTTCTGTGCAGAAAGAGCAGCAGTACCAGGAAGGGCACAACTGGTTTGAAGACTTGTGACTTCCTCTAGTTCCTGAAGTGCCTGGGGCAGGGGCAAGGGGTCcagtgaaagaggaaagaagCCCACATAATGAGACAGTGTTCATTCTTTTCAGGTGTTTGAAGCACTGCAGGAGCTGGTGTCTAAGGACCAGGAAAATGGTCACCCTGTGCAGTTGAAGGCAGAGCTTCGCGCAAGGAATGCTAACAGATCATATGAACATGGTAAGAGATTTCTAAAAGCAGTTGTTTAAAATTGCCCCttgtggttttcttttcctcccttcctgtgTTCTTGCTTGTGCAAGCCACTGAGAAATAAGTGTGAGGTACTTGCCTCATCTCTTCACCAGCAGTCATCAAGAAGGGGCCCTCATGTGTGTGAAGCTGCTTCCAGACATGGCAGAGCAGGGATGACACATGTGGGTTCTCCATGAATAGTGCCCATGGGAAAGCTTTACAGGAAAAGACTACCCTCTCTCCCTCTCAGGTTTTAACAAGTGTAAGCTTCATTAGCCATATAAGTTTCAACCAAAGGGGAACCTGGCCTTGAATTCACAAAGGAAAAGCTGCAATTTTGGGCCTAGCATGTTAGCTGTGATGCTGTGATGCTGACAGAAGGTTCTTCTAGACATGCAACCTTATCCAAGAGCCTGTCCTTTTGGACTAAATCTTCCTGTGGCCATTTTCATGCCTTCCAGAAGTATTTACTGAAAATACTTCCTGAAAGCAATGAAAATGTGCTAGGTTTAAAATCAGCAGGAAATGTGAATGTGCAGTGAAATGTAACCAGCTCAGAAGTGGAGCTGTACAGGCTCCAGTTCAATTTTGCAACACTGAAAAGGCTCCATCTACTGGTAAAGGCACAGATCCTGTGCAAAGGGCCCTTTCTGCAAAGtcagtccagctgctgctggcaaaGTGATCCCTTTTGATGGAGTCAGACTTGTGACTGAGTTTGGATAGGGCTCAGATGTCTATGGAGGAAAGTGGTTTCTCTTATAAGATGTGGTTTGAATACGAAAGCTCTTATGACCTACACATTCTGAAACTAAAAGACAGATTTTTCATTGCATACTGGGCTGAACTAGTTTCCCAAGGCAAAGAATGCAAAATCTCCTTGTTTTGTGCACATCTGAACAGTGAAGCTTAGAGCAACTTCTTCAGTCAGGGCAGCAGAACTTCTCTGTGAATCTTTGCTGCTCATTTCTCAGTAAACCCATAAAGGTAGGATTTTCTAAAAAGCTCAGTGTTGGATGAAAAGTCCCATTCTAAAATTGCTCTAGGACAATTATTTGTCTGGAATGTTAAGGACTACCTGTTTAAAGTCATAAAATGCCTAACTGATTAAATCATTGAGAGTTAGGAgacaaaatgcctttaaaattctGGTTTAACCATTTAACTGTCTTCTGGACGCATCAGAGGTTTGAATGAGTCTCTTCGGGATCTGGGCAGGGTATTTATAAACCAGTAAGGAGACAAAGGAAGATGCCAGTAATCAAATACAAGGGCTCACAGCCCCTCTGCTTGTGATGTCC from Apteryx mantelli isolate bAptMan1 chromosome 1, bAptMan1.hap1, whole genome shotgun sequence includes:
- the HMOX1 gene encoding heme oxygenase 1, whose translation is MQEPGSPAQTLHSVLGAEGKEESKGNKNQQGHRRKRRNMETSQTHSSESVSRDLSELMKEATKEVHEQAENTPFMKNFQKGQVSLHEFKLVTASLYFIYSALEEEIECNKDNPVYAPVYFPAELHRKAALEKDLEYLYGSNWREEIPCPEATQKYVERLHYIGKNRPELLVAHAYTRYLGDLSGGQVLKKIAQKALQLPSTGEGLAFFTFDGVSNATKFKQLYRSRMNALEMDLATKKRVLEEAKKAFLLNIQVFEALQELVSKDQENGHPVQLKAELRARNANRSYEHGPVSGKERERTNTRCTEMLPTTPLVRWILALSFLATTVAVGLFAM